The Bacteroidota bacterium genomic sequence GCTTACAAAAACGGTTACTCCGGCAGTTTGCTCTAATGTAACTGATGGAACAATTGATATAACAGTTTCTGGAGGAACAACGACTTATACGTATCAATGGTCTGGATCGGTTTCTGCTACAACAGAAGATATAACCAATCTTGCGGCTGGAACTTATACTGTACTTGTAACAGATGCCAAAGGATGTACCCAAAGTGATACTGCCTCATTCTCTTACCAACTAATATTAAATGCAATTGCAGGGAACGATACTAGTTTCTGTGAGGGGGCATTGTTAGCACTTAATGGAACTGCAAGTACAAATGCTATTACATATCAATGGACAGATCTTGCAACATCCACTACAGTTGGGGTTGCTGCTTCGGTTACAGTTACACCTACTGTAGGCACTACTAATTATATCCTTACTATTGTAAATGGTGTTTGTACAGACAAGGACACCGTGATGGTATCTTCTGTGGCGTTGCCGGTGGTAGATGCTGGTCAAGATGTTTCGGTGTACTTAAATGGAACTACTACAGTGGGCGGAAACCCTACCGGTCCTGTTGGTTCAACATACAATTGGATTCCTGTTGTTGGACTATCAAACCCTACGGATGCCAATCCTGTTGCAACACCTAGCGTAACAACTTCTTATACCGTAATAGTTACTACCTCATTAGGTTGTAGTAATTCTGACAATGTTGTTGTTACAGTGCTTCCGGAAATATCATTCTACAACGGATTGTCTCCTAATGGCGATGGCGTAAACGATTACTGGATGATAGATAATATTCAAAAATTCCCGAATTGTTTGGTTGAGGTTTATAATCGTTGGGGAGAATTACTATTCAGTTCAGTTGGTTATAGCAATCCGTGGGATGGAACGTACAAGGGCGAACAGTTGCCAGTGGGTACGTATTATTATGTAATTAATTTAAATGATTCTGAATTCCCAGATCCATATTCGGGACCAATTGTAATCATGAGATAAAAAAAGTGAGTAATTAAAATGTTTAAAAATCCAACTTATAAGAATATGATACGAGTTAAACTGATAGTACTTTTTGTTGCTTTTGCCTTTGTTGTGCAAGCACAGCAGCTACCACACTTTAGTCAGTTTGTGATTAATGATTTTGTGTTAAACCCCGGAGTTACCGGAAAGAATAATTTTTTCGAAGCAAAATCTGTAGTTAGAAACCAATGGGTGGGAATTACCGATGCACCTAGAACTTATGTGTTAAGTTTACACGGACCAATTAAATCCAAAAATTTTGGGGTGGGAGGTTCTGTGTTTACTGATATTACAGGTCCTACACGCAGAACAGGGTTTAACGCATCGTATGCGTACCATCTAAAAATAAAAGAAGGCTTGAAGTTAGGGCTTGGTGTAACAGCCGGGTTGCTGCAATTTGCTATTGATGGCTCAAAATTAAATTTACAAAACGCTAATGATGTGGCTTTGGCGAATGGGTATGTAAATGATTTGATTCCTGATTTTGGTTTTGGGGCGTATTTACATAGCGAAAAATTTTATGTTGGAGTAGCAGCACCACAAATTTATCCGGCTCGACTTAAGTTTTTTGACTATACAACAGCAGGCAGAATAGTTACACATTTCTATGCTATTGCAGGTTATAAGTGGAATGCAAGCGATGATTTTTTAGTAGAACCTATGTTGGCTGTAAAACAAGTAGCCCCAGTGCCTGTGCAAGCAGATATTGGAGCACGTGTTTCGTACAAAAAAACAGTTTGGCTAGGAACTACCTATAGAACCAAAGATGCGGTAAATGTAATGGTTGGTTATAATTTTAAAGAAAACCTTACAATTGGATATTCATACGATATTACTACATCTAATTTAAAACGCTACAATACCGGAACGCACGAAGTATTATTAGCTATTCGGTTTTATAAAGCAGAGACCAATTAAGAAAAAACATACTCATAAAAAATAAGTCGTATAAAAAAAGCGTGGGCGAAAGTGAATCTTTTGCCCACGCTTTTTTTTCTAAGTTACGTTGCGGTGCTTACTTCATATTGCTGTAAACTGCCTGTACATCATCATCGTCTTCTATCTTATCAATAAGCTCTTGCACCTCTTGTTCTTGTTCGGGTGTAAGCTCTGTTTGTGTATTTGGAATTCGTGTTAATTCGGCACTAATAACTGTCAGTCCTAATTGCTCCAGGCCTTTTTGCATTGCGCCAAAATCAGAAAACGAAGTTTGAATAATTATGTTTGCTTCGTCTTCATATACTTCTTCTGCGCCAAAATCAATTAATTCAAGCTCTAAATCATCACTATTTTTTCCGGCAGGATCTATTTTAAAAATACCTTTGCGTTCAAACATAAAATCTAAAGAGCCCGTTTTCCCCAACGCACCACCACCTCTATTAAAGCACAGTCGAATATTTGCCACTGTACGCGTTGGATTATCTGTTGCACACTCAATAACAATGCCTATTCCATGAGGACCATATCCTTCATAGGTAATTTCTTCATAATCTTTTTCGTCTTTTGATACGGCTCTTTTTATAGCAGAATCTACTCGCTCTTTAGGCATGTTTACACTTTTAGCATTTTGAATGCACATGCGCAAACGTGGATTGTGATCCGGGTTTGGGCCACTTTGCTTAACGGCAATAGCAATTTCCTTGCCTATACGTGTAAATGCTTTAGCCATCTTGGCATAGCGAGCAAACATTTTGTGTTTACGTTTTTCGAATATACGTCCCATGTAAAATGTAAATTAAGTTACAAAACTACAAAAAAATGGGAAATAGTATAGAATGGTTAGTGTGCCTCTATCTTTTCGGTTTCGGGGATTGCAATTAATTCAACCTGTATATTTCTAAGAGGGGCGGTATGTTTTTTGTAATCATAAATAATTTCTATTACATCATAATCAATGTTATTCGATTTCGAGCCATCAATAATTACTTTGCTTTTCGGTGGAATATGATCTAATGTTTGTAAAATGCTTCCTTTGTTTAGAAACGAAACCTCTTCGGAAAGTACCAATCTGATTACCTCATCTTTATTGTGCGTTTCTTTTTTATAAGAGTAAGAATATTTATAGTTTTTGCGCAAAATGAAGTAAATGGCCACGCACATTCCTATCGCAATTCCTTTTAATAAATCAGTAGATAAGATGGCTATAACCGTTACCACAAAAGGGATAAACTGATCTGCACCCAATTTGTACATCCCCTTAAAAAGAGACACTTTTGCTAACTTGTAACCTACTAACAATAATATTGCTGCTAGGGATGCAATTGGAATATAATTCAAATACCGTGGAATTAAAATAGCGGAGACCAGCAGAATAGCCCCGTGTATAATAGTTGCTAATTTTGTTCTTCCGCCAGAGCTAATATTAGCAGAGCTTCTAACAATTACTTGTGTTATTGGTAAACCACCTATCAATCCCGAAACAATATTTCCAATCCCTTGCGCTTTTAGTTCTTTATTGGTAGGTGTGTTTCTTTTATATGGATCTAACTTATCGGTAGCTTCTACAGATAAAAGAGTTTCCAAGCTTGCTACAATGGCTAATGTGAATGCGACTTTGTACACATTTATGTTAGAAAACTGTGAAAAGTCGGGAGTTGTGAAAAAACTTATAAATTGCTGAAAAGTAGAAGCAACGGGTAATTGCACTAAATGCTCCCCATTCAAAAATAATTCAGGGGAAATAATTGCATACGCTTGATTAATTAAAATACCTACTAATACTACAAATAAGGAGCCGGGCAAAAATTTAAACAGTTGCACTTTTTTCATAAAGGGCCTATCAAACAAAAGGATCAATCCAATAGATACTATGGAAATAATTATTGCGCCAAAGCTATTATATACAACTGCATAATAAATATCAGAAAAAGTGTTATGTCCATCAATTTGGTCAAAAGATTCGTCCCCCATAAAATCTTTGTCGAAACCTAATGCGTGCGGAATTTCTTTTAAGATTAATGTAATACCGATTGCCGCCAACATACCCTTAATTACTGACGAAGGGAAATAGTGCCCTATAATTCCGGCACGAAGGAATCCTGCAATTAATTGAATAATTCCTGCAATTACAACCGCTAATAAAAATGCTTCGTAGCTGCCTAGTGTGGTAAGTGCATTCAATACAATAACAACTAAGCCCGCAGCAGGCCCCGACACACCTAATGCAGAGCCGCTTAAAATACCCACGACTATACCCCCTACCATTCCGGCAATTATTCCGGAGAAAAGTAAATCGGGGCGACCAGTTGATGCAGAAGCTACGCCTAAACACAAGGGCAGTGCAACAAGATAAACAACAAGCCCCGCAGGGAAATCGTACTTAATATTTTCGAAATATTTTTTCATTAGCAGTTAAGATAAATTTGAATTGTATAACAATAGTTGGTTTTGCCAGTTTGGTAAACCAATTTGTTAGGAGATTAAATTATTTGTTCAAAATCAAATTTATAAACCCCATCTATTTCTTTGTTGTCTCCAACGGTAACATTTAAGTCTTTCAATAAACCATTAGCTACATCATATACTAAACCATGTACCTGAAGAAACCTTCCGGTAGCCCATGTGTTTTGAATTATAGATGTTTTTATCAAATCAAGCACTTGCTCTTGCACATTCAGTTCTACCAACCTTCTTCTTTTTTGTTCTAAATCGGCAATACTGTCAATTTCTTTTTTATGCAAACGATACACATCTTTTATGTGTCGAAGCCAGTTGTCAATTATACCTACTTGTTTATTATCAAGCGCTGCATTAATACCGCCACAACCATAATGTCCGCATACAATTACGTGGCTTACCTCTAAAACATTTACTGCGTAATCAAGTACACTAAGCATGTTCATGTCCGTGTGTACTACCATGTTGGCAATATTTCTGTGTACAAATATTTCTCCTGGCTGAGTTCCAGTAATTTCGTTCGCAGGCACTCTGCTGTCGGAACATCCAATCCACAAAATGGGAGGTTTTTGTCCTTTAGCTAGTTTGTTAAAATAATCAGGGTCTGATGTCGTTTTCTCTTCTACCCACTTTTTGTTATTTACGAATATATCTTGATAAATTTTTGGCATAACATGTACTTAGTTTAATGAAGCAATTACTTGAAAGATGAATTAAAGAGGTGTCGAAGAATAACGACACCATAAACACGCAGAAAAACTAATTAAATGTTATTTGGAGGGGGAGTTTCCGGTATGGGTAAGTGAAAGTTTGGAATTTGATATTTATTGAAATCGATGTCTGCTTCTAGTAATGGACTATAAACAATAAATTGATTGGAAAAATAAAAATCGTCTTGCTCGCCTTGTTTACTTTCTTCCTTTTTTTCGCTTTCCGACTCCTCGGCCTCTTCTGTTTCTATTATTGACGAAAAACAATACTGCTCCGTATCAAGCAATATAGAAAGCAAACTTGTCATTTGCGACAATGTAAATGCTACTATTATGGCGATTAATACGTTTTTTTTCACAGTATTTTAATACGATTATCAATTAAAAATATTCCAAAATAATTATATCTTGGTGGTATAACCAAAAAATAATTAAATGCGAAAAATACTACTTTTTTTACTTGTGGGTGCACTCCCAATTGTTAATTCTTGTGAAAAAAAGAAAGATGTACAAGGATGTACAGATGCCGATGCGACTAACTACAATGCAGACGCTACTGTTGATGACGAATCTTGCACATACAACTACGATGCCTCAACAGATAAAAATGAGGCGAAACAAGCTGCAGGGAATACCACTACAGGTATATACGAAGATTTAATGGTGTTTACCATGGTACAATACGAATCTGATAACAATGCCGGACTAGGAAAAACAAATGGCACAACGCCTACACCTGCCTGTGCAAATGTGTCCATCACCCCTAGTTTGCCTACTGTTTGGCCCAAGAAACTTACAATTGATTTTGGTACTACTAATTGTTTGTGTGATGACGGAAAATACCGAACAGGCAAAATCGAAGCTCGATTCAACGACAGTTGGGTAACACCGACATCTAATGGTCCAAAGGACAGTATGGTGGTAACCCTTACCAATTACCACGTAAACGACACCATGCTTATGGGCACTAGAATATTTGTGAAAGACAGCATTTCAGCATCGGTATTGAGTATCACTGCGATTGTAAATAATGCAGGCGTTGTTTTTCCCGGAACATCTGGAAACGATACGTTAAACTGGAGTTATACAGGATCTGTTAAACTTACTTTTGGAAATAAGGGTGACTATAACGATAATGTAGTAAGTTTAAATATTTCAGGAAATGTTGATACAAAAGTTGGAACATATGCTATTCAGACATTGCAAACGCTATCCACACAATTTAGTTGTCTGTCAACGTGTGTTTTTACTGCTGGACAATTAAAATTATCTAATACCGAGGCACAAAGTGTGAAAGTGGGACCTAAAACCTATAGTGCAAGTGTAACAACAGCCTATACACTCGATTTTGGAACAGGTAGCTGTGACGGTACGATCAACTCATCAACAAATGTGGTTGGTGTTAATACCACTGATAGTTCAGAGTTGTTTAATGAATCAAGTTCCGAAACGATTAACTGTGATGATTTTACAGACTGGGAATAATTGGCGTAGGCATAGATTTAGTTGACTAAAAAAGGGCTCTAAAGCCCTTTTTTAGTATGTATATAGAACAATAAAATTATTTTACATCTGTTGTAACTTTTATTACTATTGGTTCGTCACATACAAAACGGAATTCTATTTAATGACTATTGAGGAGTACAATACATGTGTAGATAATTTCTCGGACGGCATTTACCGGTTTATCCTTAAAAACGCCAAGGATACCGATAAAGCCAAGGATATTGTGCAAGACACTTTTGAGAAGCTTTGGAACAAGGTGTTGGATGTAGATTTTTCAAAGGCAAAATCGTATTTGTTTACAACCGCATACCACACATTTATTGATCAAGTAAGAAGAGAGAAAAAACAAGGAGATTGGGAAGAAGCGCCATTACAAAGTCTTACCCACACAAAACAATATTCCGATTTAAAACACATACTAGAGGATGCGTTAAATAAACTTCCGGATATTCAAAAATCTGTACTAATGCTGCGTGATTATGAAGGGTACAACTACCAAGAGATTGGAGAGATAACCTCATTAACAGAAGCGCAAGTAAAGGTATATATTTTTAGAGCACGAACTTTTTTGAAAAATTATATTGGCAGTATAGAAAACGTATTATAACGTGGAGATAAACAAACATAATTACTCATTTTACCTAGAGCAATACACCAATGGCTCTATGGACGAGGCTTTACAAGAAGCTTTTGAGCAATTTATGGTTGATAATCCGGAATTGTGGGATACCACAACAACTATTCTTGATTTGGAAGAAATCACACTGCCTTTTTCAGAAAAAGAATCGCTAAAAAAAACTACTATTTCACTAGATAATTACGCCACTTTTTTTGTCCGAAAAATAGACAATGATTTGTCTAATGCTGAAATAGCAGCCCTAGATGCCTTTCTTGACAAAAATCCGCACTTAAAAGGAGAAGTTGCATTATTTGAAAAAGCAAAATTGAATACAGATACAACTATTGTTTTTGAAGAGAAGCAAGCATTAAAAAAAACAGAAACAGTAATTACAGCAGACAATTATGCGCACTATATTGTTCTTGAACTAGACAATGAATTGGGGGAGTACGAAAGTAAAAAACTTGCTCAATTTATAGCTACCAATAAAAAATATGAACAAGAAAAAGAGTTGTACGCTAAAAGTCGTCTGGTTGCACATCCCGTCCTATTTGAGGATAAGGAACTATTGAAAAATATTGGCAGCAGAAAGAAAAATGGGCTGTTCTATTACATTTCAATTGCTGCATCTATTCTCGTTTTGCTGGGTATTGGAATTGTATTTTTAAATCAAGCGAAAGACGAAGCCACTTCCATTTCTTTGTCGAATATTAATACGTTAGATGCACTTGTGAAAAAGACTGCCCCAGTCATATCGCACAGTACTAACACGACTAATGGCATTACAGCGAAACCTAAAAGTGAGTCATCCCGAGAACATAAATTCGCATCCAATGCTACTAAAAAAAGAAAAAGGAAAAATCGTGTTTCGGCTACTCCTGAACCACAAGTACCTATTGCGAAAGAACAAATAACTCCTGATACGTTAACCACAACTATCTATGCAGCAACTAGTATAGATACCAATGATGTTGGAAGTGCTACTTTTTCGGCAAACACCGAAAATGCTTTACCTGTTGCGCCCCAAACCTATTACATATACGAAAAGGTGGCCGTTGAAAAAAAATCAACATGGATAAAACAAGTATTGACTAAAAAAGATTCTAAAACAGAAAAACAGAAAAATGGGTTTACTCAACTACTAGCTAAAACAGTTGCAAGGCTGACTAACAAAAAAATTATATATACCCCTAGCTATAATGAATACAATGAGTTGGTGGCATATTCGATACAAACACCAGGGTTTGCGATGTCTAAAAATATAGGAAATGAAGAAGAATAATTTTTAGAACGAACTGTAACTTTTACCATGTCTCAATCGTCCTATTATAAAGGAAGCTAAAACATAGGATATAATTTTAGCACAAGTAAAAATTAAACTAGATACCAAATGAAAAACTTAATTCCCGCAGCATTTTTAACACTAGGATTATTGTTACATGCAAAAGCACAAACAGCCAGTTTTACTAAAGTACATTTGAATGGCAACGTAGATGTGGTAGTTGAACAATCGGACAGTTTTTTAGTTGCAATTAATGCTTCTGAAAATAACGCACCTAAGATAAAAACTACCATTTCTAACGAAGGTGTACTTACAATAACAACGGATGCAGGCATTAAAACATCTGAGAAAGCAAGTATATTAATAAAAGTGCCTAAGCTAAACGAACTAGAAATTAACGGTTCGGGTAATATTAAAAGTAAAGGAACATTAACGACCGACAATATTGCGCTTATTACAAAATCAACCGGCTCTATGGATTTAAACATAAAGGCCTCAGAAATAAATGCAACCATACATTCCATTGGGGTAATAAAACTTGCAGGAGAAACCTCTGTGTTAAATACTGAGATAACGGGTGTAGGCAGTATTGATGCGTTTGAGCTTCAATCAAACAAAACAAAAGTTTCAATATCGGGTGCTGGTTCTGCACAGGTGCAGGCTAAAGATAAGCTAGAGGCGTCCGTATCGGGTGTAGGTTCGGTTGTATACAAAGGAACTCCTTCCGAAAAAATAATTGAGGTAAGTGGTCTAGGTGCAGTAAAATCGAAAGAAACAAAAGAGATGGTAAGAAACCCAGGTACAAAATTTAATTTTTTCAACAAACAAATTACTGTAGAAGATGATGAAATTGAGGGTGAAGAAGAAAAGAAGTATGAGTACGATGCAGGCGATTTTAAACATTGGAGAGGGATTGGATTTGGTATAAATGGATACATGAGAGATGCATCATTCGTGCTTCCTGGAGGATATCCATATTTAGAATTAGATTATGCAAAATCGTTTTCTTTTAGTTGGAATGTCATAGAAAGACAAATGCGCTTAACAAAGAATGCTCCTAATGTAAACTTGTTTTGGGGTGTTGGATTTGAATGGAACTCATATGCTTTGCAAAATAATTATAGATTAAGACCATCAAACTGGAAACCCGAAGGAAACGTTATATTAGACGCACCTCCATTAACTTTAGGTGCGGATTACGAAGCAACGGACGTGTTTACTAAAAATAAATTGAAAACAGTTTTTGTGAAAGTTCCTTTAATGCTCGAAATAAATTCATCATCTAATCCTGATAAAAATTTCCATGTAGCAGCCGGAGTAATTGGCGGGTACCGCCTTGCAGCAAAAACAAAAATTAAATACGAAAAGAATAATGATGAAAAAAAGGAAGTCGTGAAAAATGATTATTTCATAAATCCATTCCGTGTGGAGGCAGCTTTCCGAATTGGATACAAGCATAACACCTTATTTGCCAACTATGCTTTAACATCTTTATTTCAAGACACAAAGGGTCCCGAATTAAATCCATTTACAATAGGGATACACAGAAGTATATAAACGAGAAGAATGGCAAAAAGCGCAAAAGCCAATACTGTAGTGGCTTTTGCGCTATGTTATAAAAATAAGTAGGGGTATTATCCCACCAATGCTTTCTTGCTTAGTCCAACCAATTCTTTTGCTGCGTGAACAATTCCTTCTACATCAAAACCGCATTCTTTGTGCAGCTCCAGCTGTTCGCCATGTTCAATAATTTTATCGGGTATTCCTAGGCGCCTTACTTGAGCAGCATATCCACTATCTCCCATAAACTCAAGCACTGCACTGCCCATACCGCCCATAATACAGCCATCTTCTACGGTAACAATTTTTGTATGTTTAGTAAACACTTCGTGTAAAAGTTGCTCGTCTATTGGTTTTGCAAA encodes the following:
- a CDS encoding type IX secretion system membrane protein PorP/SprF; this encodes MIRVKLIVLFVAFAFVVQAQQLPHFSQFVINDFVLNPGVTGKNNFFEAKSVVRNQWVGITDAPRTYVLSLHGPIKSKNFGVGGSVFTDITGPTRRTGFNASYAYHLKIKEGLKLGLGVTAGLLQFAIDGSKLNLQNANDVALANGYVNDLIPDFGFGAYLHSEKFYVGVAAPQIYPARLKFFDYTTAGRIVTHFYAIAGYKWNASDDFLVEPMLAVKQVAPVPVQADIGARVSYKKTVWLGTTYRTKDAVNVMVGYNFKENLTIGYSYDITTSNLKRYNTGTHEVLLAIRFYKAETN
- a CDS encoding YebC/PmpR family DNA-binding transcriptional regulator; this encodes MGRIFEKRKHKMFARYAKMAKAFTRIGKEIAIAVKQSGPNPDHNPRLRMCIQNAKSVNMPKERVDSAIKRAVSKDEKDYEEITYEGYGPHGIGIVIECATDNPTRTVANIRLCFNRGGGALGKTGSLDFMFERKGIFKIDPAGKNSDDLELELIDFGAEEVYEDEANIIIQTSFSDFGAMQKGLEQLGLTVISAELTRIPNTQTELTPEQEQEVQELIDKIEDDDDVQAVYSNMK
- a CDS encoding SulP family inorganic anion transporter, whose translation is MKKYFENIKYDFPAGLVVYLVALPLCLGVASASTGRPDLLFSGIIAGMVGGIVVGILSGSALGVSGPAAGLVVIVLNALTTLGSYEAFLLAVVIAGIIQLIAGFLRAGIIGHYFPSSVIKGMLAAIGITLILKEIPHALGFDKDFMGDESFDQIDGHNTFSDIYYAVVYNSFGAIIISIVSIGLILLFDRPFMKKVQLFKFLPGSLFVVLVGILINQAYAIISPELFLNGEHLVQLPVASTFQQFISFFTTPDFSQFSNINVYKVAFTLAIVASLETLLSVEATDKLDPYKRNTPTNKELKAQGIGNIVSGLIGGLPITQVIVRSSANISSGGRTKLATIIHGAILLVSAILIPRYLNYIPIASLAAILLLVGYKLAKVSLFKGMYKLGADQFIPFVVTVIAILSTDLLKGIAIGMCVAIYFILRKNYKYSYSYKKETHNKDEVIRLVLSEEVSFLNKGSILQTLDHIPPKSKVIIDGSKSNNIDYDVIEIIYDYKKHTAPLRNIQVELIAIPETEKIEAH
- the can gene encoding carbonate dehydratase gives rise to the protein MPKIYQDIFVNNKKWVEEKTTSDPDYFNKLAKGQKPPILWIGCSDSRVPANEITGTQPGEIFVHRNIANMVVHTDMNMLSVLDYAVNVLEVSHVIVCGHYGCGGINAALDNKQVGIIDNWLRHIKDVYRLHKKEIDSIADLEQKRRRLVELNVQEQVLDLIKTSIIQNTWATGRFLQVHGLVYDVANGLLKDLNVTVGDNKEIDGVYKFDFEQII
- a CDS encoding RNA polymerase sigma factor translates to MTIEEYNTCVDNFSDGIYRFILKNAKDTDKAKDIVQDTFEKLWNKVLDVDFSKAKSYLFTTAYHTFIDQVRREKKQGDWEEAPLQSLTHTKQYSDLKHILEDALNKLPDIQKSVLMLRDYEGYNYQEIGEITSLTEAQVKVYIFRARTFLKNYIGSIENVL
- a CDS encoding DUF2807 domain-containing protein; protein product: MKNLIPAAFLTLGLLLHAKAQTASFTKVHLNGNVDVVVEQSDSFLVAINASENNAPKIKTTISNEGVLTITTDAGIKTSEKASILIKVPKLNELEINGSGNIKSKGTLTTDNIALITKSTGSMDLNIKASEINATIHSIGVIKLAGETSVLNTEITGVGSIDAFELQSNKTKVSISGAGSAQVQAKDKLEASVSGVGSVVYKGTPSEKIIEVSGLGAVKSKETKEMVRNPGTKFNFFNKQITVEDDEIEGEEEKKYEYDAGDFKHWRGIGFGINGYMRDASFVLPGGYPYLELDYAKSFSFSWNVIERQMRLTKNAPNVNLFWGVGFEWNSYALQNNYRLRPSNWKPEGNVILDAPPLTLGADYEATDVFTKNKLKTVFVKVPLMLEINSSSNPDKNFHVAAGVIGGYRLAAKTKIKYEKNNDEKKEVVKNDYFINPFRVEAAFRIGYKHNTLFANYALTSLFQDTKGPELNPFTIGIHRSI